The genomic stretch GGCGGCGagaaaggcagcagcagcgactgccTCCACAGAGACAGCAGATCCTAATGCGGATATGCTACGAGCGCAGGTAGAGGATCCCGAGCCCGAGGATGATTTTTTCGATTTAAATAACAAATTCTGTGCGCTTAAAGTTGCTTAACTGAGGAGCGCacgtacatttttttttttgctaattaAATCAACGTTAAATTGTTTAGGAATTCTTCTTGTGTCATTTTCTGCAGCCTCGCTTTTCCAGCGCTCTTCTATGGAGGAGTGTCGTTCCCCATTCAGGCGGAGCTTTGTCTTCTGCTGAACCTCCATTGTTTGTTGAACTGGTTTCTCTTTTTAGGAATCACTGGGACTGAGATAAATTCTCCATCATATTACTGCTATTCAGGTGGCGTTGCTTCCTGCTCGACATTCAAATCCGCCCGCTACAAACTTGCTGAGaaaaaagagggtatggacaacatCAACACGGCCCAGAAAATGCAACGCATGCTAGCCAAACCCACCCCTTTCGGCTAATATACCTTGAACTCAAGAATAGCACAGCTGGTGCTGTTAGGCGCACTGTTAGTTAACCTTATGACGTTTTCCAATACTTCGCGGTACGACGTCAACACATTCGTCGTGGCAGCGCAGCGACGTCGCTGTTGTTATCGTTGTAATCAATTCGagttctaaaaaaaaatacatagtGGAAGCAGAAAATACGAATTTAAGGTGTAATCAGCACCAGACACTGCCAACAACAAATGCATTTGCTGTGACCCCCCCAGGGTGTTGGAGCAGGGCGCAGCGGAGGCGACAATAAAAGGCCAAAACAAAGGCAgctggcagaggcagaaacagagcccgagcagaggcagagccagagacaaaCCGAAACGTCATTGGCAGGCAATTAACGGAAACGAAACGGAAGGCGACGCCCGCGACGAAGGTGGGAATCTAGGACTCCGCCTCCATCCATGCTGGTTATCCTCGCCGATCAGCTAACGCGAATCATGGAGAGCGTCTTCGAAGCCTATCTGGGTCCGGACAGCGTCCTGGCCAGTGCCGTAGGCCAGGCGGTGGGCAGCGGCGAGCCAGAGGATATACCCAAACGGAACACTGACGTCTGGGTGCTGGGCAGACGATACAATGCCATACAGGGTGAGTGGTGGACGCCAACACTAGAGGCAAATCATCAATCATCGTTTATTCCTTTCCACAGAACTAGAAGTCATCCGAAGGGATATACAGTCCCGACTGTGGTGTACCTATCGCCACGGTTTCATGCCCTTAGGTGAGGTGCAGCTCACCACGGATAGGGGATGGGGCTGCATGCTGCGCTGCGGCCAGATGGTCCTCGCTCAGGCCCTTATTGACCTGCATTTGGGACGCGATTGGTTTTGGACACCCGAGTGCCAGGATGCCACCTACCTCAAGATTGTGAATCGCTTTGAAGATGTCCGCAAGAGCTACTACTCCATACACCAGATCGCCCTTATGGGTGAATCCCAGAACAAGGCGGTGGGCGAGTGGCTGGGACCCAATACAGTGGCACAGATCCTCAAGTAAGTGGAGAAGAGATATCCATTCGTATATAGGAGGGATTGTAATCTGAGATTACTCTGATGCTTTCAGAAAACTGGTGCTATTCGATGACTGGTGTTCGCTGGTGGTCCATGTGGCTATGGACAGCACTGTGGTCCTCGATGATGTCTGTGAGTGATGGCTGAACTGGAATCCAAGGAGTCCATGCTTATTCCTCGCTTATTTCTTTGTAGATTCACTCTGCCTGGAAGGAGATGCCTGGAAGCCACTTCTACTTATAATCCCCCTGCGGCTGGGCATCAGCGACATCAATCCCATCTACATCCCAGCTCTGAAACGCTGTCTCGAGCTGGACAGCAGCTGTGGCATGATCGGCGGCCGTCCAAATCAGGCTCTGTACTTCCTTGGATACGTCGAAGACGAAGTGTTGTACCTGGATCCACACACCACGCAAAGGACGGGCGTGGTGGGCCAGAAGACCTCCTCAGGCGAACAGGAACACGACGAGACCTACCATCAGAAGCATGCGGCACGCTTGAGCTTCTCCGCCATGGATCCCTCGCTGGCCGTCTGCTTCCTGTGCAAGACCAGTGACAGCTTTCAGCAGCTACTCGAGAAACTGCGCCAGGAGGTGCTGGGCATGTGCTCGCCGGCGCTCTTCGAGATTAGCCAGACGCGCGCCGTTGACTGGGACACGGCGGAGGATATTGAATGGCCGACCATGCCGGATATTGACTGGCCGGCCGGCACCTCAGACTCGGACTCGTTTGCCATAGTAGGTgagtatttgttgttgtaatcGGTAATGTGGAGAGGCGAGATCTTGATTAGGTTTAACAGTCGCGTCCGTCTGAGATTGCTGCACACAATATTTCTTTCTTAAATCGAGAGTTCCATCTGTTCCATCTTACCATAAAATTCTCACTCAATTTCCACTCAAAACCAACGTCTTATCaatccattccactccacagAAGAGAGCGTAAGAGACGGCGACGCTGccggcaccagcagcagcggcagcaaaccCAGTGAGAGAGCCGTCGTTTGAGAGAAGCCCCAGTTAGttggctctctcgctctctgccctgcgccaaaaagaacaaaagcaacaacaataagcaAAAGTGGagcgacagaggcagcgacagcgatagCGAGCggcagagagcagagcccgGCGGATGCTGCAAATGCAATATAATAAGGCTAGATAGAGAGTGCAAGGTGTATTCATAAAGGGGCAAGGCCCAATGCCCAATGAGATTGCTCCTAAAACGTTTGATAGCTGAGGAGAGCGGTAGAGCCTCACATTATATATAGTATGTGTGAATATACCTTGGCGATTGGATGAGACTTAGTTTATAATATGTTTCCGATTTGTACGATTACGATTCTTTCATAATGCTGCTttattgtacgagtacgagattGACTCCACGGGAGAcaatacacaaaaaacacactgTTCATGCTTTTTGATGAtcaattaaacatttttatgcaaCGTTGTACATTGAGAGGGTTTTCAAAGATCGcaatattcatatttatagatgtattcatattcatattcatattcgtaTATTCGCCTGTATATGTATGCTCAAAAATGGACCAACAACTAAATACATAATACTTGGACTATATGTATGGTATAACtatatgtaggtatatatatatatttttatatatcaATTTCACTATTCGCCTCCGGCTGTAACAGTTTGAAACAACACAAACTACTTGAAATAAGGAACTTTCTCGCTATGCTGCTGGGTTAATGAGGAGGAAACCAAAGGAAAAACGAGACTACGTTAACAACAAACTTCTGCCGACTCTTACAGCTGGCAAAATTGACACTAATTGGGCATGGCCTGTGGCAGGTCCTGTGGCTGAAACCCAACCCAAAGAAAGGCTTACCCATAGCATACATCTCTAGGGGTAATTGTGGCTGGCCTTAAGGGGTGTCTTCTTTGGGCAAGTGCAGGACCATTGGGATCGGATCTAAGATACATGTGCGAAGGAGTCAGAGATGATTGCTGTCTGAAACTGGTACTCCATCGAGGCACTACACTCCGATTTCAACTTTTGGCATCGTAAAATTTGGTCTTAAAAGTGACAAAGCTCTAACTTCCCGATCCCAAGGCTTTCGACTGATAGCAGCCATCTCTCTGAGACATTTTGAGCATtcttttatataaaaaacatTCAATCCTAGACAATCATCTGCTGTAGCCCCACTAAGTATGCTATGGACAACTAAGATTACCTTTCTTTGGGGGAACGGAACCCCAAGATCGACCAGAACCAGGTGAGTAATATAAACATTCAACAGGTTTATGACCCTACTTAGAGTATACAGCAAGAGCGCTCGATTCGCTTCTCCACCTTGGGCTCAATGTGCAGGGCCATCTCGACGTGTTTGCGGGCCAGCCACGATTGCTTCTGCAGCCGGTTGACCACAATCCGATAGGCCCCAATGATGTCCGAGCGGGGCCCACTCTGGCGGGCATTGAGCAGCATCTCCGAGGAGAGACCCAGCTCGGCCAGCAGCTGGCGCGCCTCGAACTCCAGAGCCCCCAACTTGCTGAGATCTTCGGTGGCGGTGGGCAGCATCACGCAGCTGCCCGTCTCTGCATCGTAGTTCTTGAACAGGGGACAATCCTCGGCCACCTCGACGTTCCAGGGATTTATCTTGGCGGAGGGGCATTGGCTGCCATTCGAACAGGACAGCTGTTTCTCGGGCTCCGTCTCCATGGGCGTGACCTTCTTCTTGAGCGTTCCGCAGAGTAGATACCGCCTGCCAGGACGCTTGGCCGGCTCGGCCGTTGCCTCCTTGACTTGGCTCGGCACCTGCAGGAGCAGCTCGTGCCCGAGCTCAATGGGCTGCAGAAAGTTCTGCACAAACATCTCGTCCTGCTGGCGCGTGTTCATGCTAATAGCCGGCTTCTTGACCACCTCCGCATACCGGTCCCTCAGCGAGGCGGACTTTCTCAGGCGGTGCGACTTGGTGCGCACCCAGAAGATGGATCGCTTGACGGGCTTGCTGTGCAGATTGATCTCGTACTGCATGAGGTCGGCGCTCAGCTTGGGGCAAGTCACAAACTGGCTGTTCAGCATATCATCGATGGTGGGCCGCTGGGCGGGTATGTGGATAAGAACGCGCTCTGCAAGGGAGTGCAAAAGATAGAGGACTCTCCATTTCTCTCAAGGATCTCTCACTTACGTATTAATCTTATGCAGGGCAAACTGAGCTGTCCCGGCAGCAGATAGTCCCCCTTAAGAATGGCTGCCTTGAGGCCCGGTATGGTGGGGGCCCGAAAAGGCATATTCCCTACGACCATAAAGTACAACAAAATGCCCAGGGCCCAGACATCGACGGGGGCGCCTATGTAATGATCATCGGAGAAGAGCTCTGGGGCGGCATATGGCGGTGAGCCGCAAAATGTGTCGAGCTTCTGATTGGCACCTATCCGAGGGATCGATTGGTGATATTTTAGAACAGGTAAAACAATGGCAGTGGTAATGGCTTACCATTGATGAGTTGTGTGCTGAAACCAAAGTCGGCCAGCTTCAGGCGATCCTCTGACAGGAGCAGCACGTTCTCCGCCTTGATATCGCGATGCACATAGCCAAGGCTGTGCTATAAGCGCATTTCAGGACTAGAGTTATCAAAGGATCTCGATGGGGTTCGGTTTTAGATCTTACCATATGCTTGACGGCCAGCAGGAGCTGTTTGAATAGAGGCGCCGCATGAATCTCCCTCAGGGGACCGCCTTGGGTGATGTGGTTGTAGAGCTCTCCGCCGCGGATCCACTCGGTGACCAGATAGACACGTCCCAAAGTCTCAACCACCTCGAAAAGCCTACAAGAGATGGAAGGTTAAAGGAATGCCATTACACAGTGTACGCTTTTGGTCTCACCTTAAGATGTTCGGATGATGAACACACTCGAGAGTGGCTATCTCGCTGGACAGCATCCGCAGCGCCTTGGCATCGAGTCCAGCCCGATCCAGGTCCACCACCTTAATGGCCACCTTGTCTGGCAATCGAATAGGAGGATGTCAATATATAATCAATGGAAATCTAATATAGAAACCTACCACGCGTTAGCTGATGGACGGCCAGTTTGACTTTTGAGAAATTGCCG from Drosophila pseudoobscura strain MV-25-SWS-2005 chromosome 4, UCI_Dpse_MV25, whole genome shotgun sequence encodes the following:
- the LOC4817594 gene encoding serine/threonine-protein kinase NIM1 isoform X1, with protein sequence MFRVTIGRRIGLYRFCGDIGRGNFSKVKLAVHQLTRDKVAIKVVDLDRAGLDAKALRMLSSEIATLECVHHPNILRLFEVVETLGRVYLVTEWIRGGELYNHITQGGPLREIHAAPLFKQLLLAVKHMHSLGYVHRDIKAENVLLLSEDRLKLADFGFSTQLINGANQKLDTFCGSPPYAAPELFSDDHYIGAPVDVWALGILLYFMVVGNMPFRAPTIPGLKAAILKGDYLLPGQLSLPCIRLIQRVLIHIPAQRPTIDDMLNSQFVTCPKLSADLMQYEINLHSKPVKRSIFWVRTKSHRLRKSASLRDRYAEVVKKPAISMNTRQQDEMFVQNFLQPIELGHELLLQVPSQVKEATAEPAKRPGRRYLLCGTLKKKVTPMETEPEKQLSCSNGSQCPSAKINPWNVEVAEDCPLFKNYDAETGSCVMLPTATEDLSKLGALEFEARQLLAELGLSSEMLLNARQSGPRSDIIGAYRIVVNRLQKQSWLARKHVEMALHIEPKVEKRIERSCCIL
- the LOC4817594 gene encoding serine/threonine-protein kinase kin-29 isoform X2, coding for MLSSEIATLECVHHPNILRLFEVVETLGRVYLVTEWIRGGELYNHITQGGPLREIHAAPLFKQLLLAVKHMHSLGYVHRDIKAENVLLLSEDRLKLADFGFSTQLINGANQKLDTFCGSPPYAAPELFSDDHYIGAPVDVWALGILLYFMVVGNMPFRAPTIPGLKAAILKGDYLLPGQLSLPCIRLIQRVLIHIPAQRPTIDDMLNSQFVTCPKLSADLMQYEINLHSKPVKRSIFWVRTKSHRLRKSASLRDRYAEVVKKPAISMNTRQQDEMFVQNFLQPIELGHELLLQVPSQVKEATAEPAKRPGRRYLLCGTLKKKVTPMETEPEKQLSCSNGSQCPSAKINPWNVEVAEDCPLFKNYDAETGSCVMLPTATEDLSKLGALEFEARQLLAELGLSSEMLLNARQSGPRSDIIGAYRIVVNRLQKQSWLARKHVEMALHIEPKVEKRIERSCCIL
- the Atg4a gene encoding cysteine protease ATG4B, with translation MLVILADQLTRIMESVFEAYLGPDSVLASAVGQAVGSGEPEDIPKRNTDVWVLGRRYNAIQELEVIRRDIQSRLWCTYRHGFMPLGEVQLTTDRGWGCMLRCGQMVLAQALIDLHLGRDWFWTPECQDATYLKIVNRFEDVRKSYYSIHQIALMGESQNKAVGEWLGPNTVAQILKKLVLFDDWCSLVVHVAMDSTVVLDDVYSLCLEGDAWKPLLLIIPLRLGISDINPIYIPALKRCLELDSSCGMIGGRPNQALYFLGYVEDEVLYLDPHTTQRTGVVGQKTSSGEQEHDETYHQKHAARLSFSAMDPSLAVCFLCKTSDSFQQLLEKLRQEVLGMCSPALFEISQTRAVDWDTAEDIEWPTMPDIDWPAGTSDSDSFAIVEESVRDGDAAGTSSSGSKPSERAVV